A genomic stretch from Candidatus Hydrogenisulfobacillus filiaventi includes:
- the qoxC gene encoding cytochrome aa3-600 quinol oxidase (subunit III) (Evidence 2a : Function from experimental evidences in other organisms; PubMedId : 1316894, 7495838, 7575098, 10551842, 15849754, 16850406, 26196462; Product type e : enzyme), with protein MSQAVRIEEPQSYERLPLEFADYHESLKITGFWFFLATDLLLFASLFATFAVARFDFANGPTPVHLYHLGPLLVETGALLTSSFTMSLALFQARARRLGGTVFWMVVTLALGLLFIGTELHEFGSYLAAGASWSRSAFLSALFVLVGTHGAHVSFGILMAVLLVIQLLRRGLTARTTRKLYTFALYWHFLDLVWIFIFSTVYLGEAAALHMVL; from the coding sequence ATGAGTCAAGCCGTCCGCATCGAGGAGCCGCAGTCGTACGAACGGCTGCCGCTCGAGTTCGCCGACTATCATGAGAGTCTCAAGATCACCGGCTTCTGGTTCTTCCTGGCTACCGACCTGCTGCTGTTCGCGAGCCTGTTCGCCACCTTCGCCGTGGCGCGCTTCGACTTCGCCAACGGCCCCACCCCGGTCCACCTCTACCATCTGGGACCGTTGCTGGTGGAGACCGGGGCGCTGTTGACCAGCAGCTTCACCATGTCCCTGGCCCTCTTCCAGGCCCGCGCCCGGCGCTTGGGGGGCACCGTCTTCTGGATGGTCGTGACCCTGGCCCTGGGCCTGCTGTTCATCGGCACCGAGCTGCACGAGTTCGGCTCGTACCTGGCCGCTGGCGCCAGCTGGTCGCGCAGCGCGTTCCTCTCCGCCCTGTTCGTGCTGGTCGGCACCCACGGTGCGCACGTGAGCTTCGGGATCCTGATGGCAGTGCTGCTGGTCATCCAGCTGCTGCGCAGGGGCCTTACCGCCCGCACCACCCGTAAGCTCTACACCTTCGCCCTGTACTGGCACTTCCTCGACCTGGTGTGGATCTTCATCTTCTCCACGGTCTACCTGGGTGAGGCGGCGGCCCTGCACATGGTGCTGTAG
- the qoxB gene encoding cytochrome aa3-600 quinol oxidase (subunit I) (Evidence 2a : Function from experimental evidences in other organisms; PubMedId : 1316894, 7495838, 7575098, 10551842, 15849754, 16850406, 22720735, 26196462; Product type e : enzyme), translated as MVTHLLLRISPAFLHPLIRQLFPPQTQRPDEVFLLFVGLLGGLALIAYMTKARRWGWLWREWITTTDHKRIAIMYLISAILMLIRGGIDAEMMRTQLALPDLHVLPAGQYDEIFTTHGTVMIFFMAMPLIFALWNAVIPLMIGARDVAYPRMNAVSFWLFAFGAILLNISFVIGGSPNAGWSAYPPYTELRFNPGVGENYLLLSVLVSGIGTTITAINFMATVLRMRAPGMTLMKMPMFAWTTVVTGALILFAFPPLTVAFALTLLDRVAGSHFFTLGHGGLPMQFVNLFWLFGHPEVYIVVLPAFGVFSEVVPVFSRKALFGYPLMVASVVMITVISYFVWVHHFFTMGAGPTVNAFFGISTMLIAIPTGVKIFNWVLTMWGGQVRLTTAMLWQLAFIPAFLVAGASGVLLATVPVDYQLHNSYFLISHFHFALIGGVVFGLLSGLYYWWPKMFGYMLNERQGKIAFWLIFVGFFTTFVPQFFLGLDGMTRRMYTYPAGLGWTGLNLTSTIGAYIQALGFLVLVYNILWSMRYGERDLTGDPWGGRTLEWALPSPAPVYNFALIPKVSERDAWWAIKQSGKAAEFRSRILTPRPVVLPKNSAVPFLLGLSFFVGSIGVVFQWWVVAIIGLIGIAVCLVANSFEYNDTELYDPERVRATSVNA; from the coding sequence ATGGTGACGCATCTGCTCCTGCGGATCTCGCCGGCCTTCCTGCACCCGCTGATCCGCCAGCTGTTCCCGCCGCAGACGCAGCGGCCTGACGAGGTCTTCCTGCTCTTCGTCGGCCTGCTGGGCGGGTTGGCCCTGATCGCGTACATGACCAAGGCCCGCCGTTGGGGCTGGTTGTGGCGGGAATGGATCACCACCACCGACCACAAGCGCATCGCAATCATGTACCTGATCTCGGCCATCCTGATGCTCATCCGTGGCGGCATCGACGCCGAGATGATGCGGACCCAGCTGGCCCTGCCCGACCTGCACGTGCTGCCGGCCGGACAGTACGACGAAATCTTCACCACCCACGGCACCGTCATGATCTTCTTCATGGCCATGCCCCTCATCTTCGCGCTCTGGAACGCGGTGATTCCGCTGATGATCGGGGCGCGGGACGTGGCGTACCCGCGCATGAACGCGGTCAGCTTCTGGCTGTTCGCCTTCGGGGCCATCCTGCTCAACATCTCCTTCGTGATCGGTGGATCGCCCAATGCCGGCTGGTCGGCCTACCCGCCCTACACCGAGCTGCGCTTCAACCCCGGCGTGGGGGAGAACTACCTGCTGCTCTCGGTGCTGGTCAGCGGGATCGGGACCACCATCACCGCCATCAACTTCATGGCCACCGTCCTGCGCATGCGCGCGCCGGGCATGACCCTGATGAAGATGCCCATGTTCGCCTGGACCACGGTGGTGACGGGCGCCCTCATCCTGTTCGCCTTCCCGCCCCTAACCGTGGCCTTCGCCCTCACCCTGCTGGACCGGGTGGCCGGGTCCCACTTCTTCACCCTGGGTCACGGCGGCCTGCCCATGCAGTTCGTCAACCTGTTCTGGCTGTTCGGCCATCCTGAGGTCTACATCGTGGTGCTGCCCGCTTTCGGGGTCTTCTCCGAGGTGGTGCCGGTCTTCTCCCGCAAGGCCCTCTTCGGCTACCCGCTGATGGTGGCCTCGGTGGTGATGATCACCGTCATCAGCTACTTCGTGTGGGTGCACCACTTCTTCACCATGGGAGCCGGCCCCACGGTCAACGCCTTCTTCGGCATCTCGACCATGCTCATCGCCATCCCCACGGGGGTCAAGATCTTCAACTGGGTGCTGACCATGTGGGGCGGCCAGGTGCGGCTCACCACCGCCATGCTCTGGCAGCTGGCCTTCATCCCCGCCTTCCTGGTGGCGGGCGCCAGCGGTGTGCTGCTGGCCACGGTGCCGGTCGACTACCAGCTGCACAACAGCTACTTCCTCATCTCCCACTTCCACTTCGCCCTCATCGGCGGTGTGGTCTTCGGGCTGCTGTCCGGGCTCTACTACTGGTGGCCGAAGATGTTCGGCTACATGCTCAACGAGCGCCAGGGCAAGATCGCCTTCTGGCTCATCTTCGTGGGCTTCTTCACCACCTTCGTGCCCCAGTTCTTCCTGGGCCTGGACGGCATGACCCGGCGCATGTACACCTACCCGGCCGGCCTGGGCTGGACGGGCCTCAACCTGACCTCCACCATCGGCGCCTACATCCAGGCGCTGGGCTTCCTGGTGCTGGTCTACAACATCCTGTGGAGCATGCGCTACGGGGAGCGGGACCTCACCGGCGACCCCTGGGGCGGCCGCACCCTGGAGTGGGCCCTGCCTTCGCCGGCTCCGGTGTACAACTTTGCCCTCATCCCCAAGGTGTCCGAACGGGACGCCTGGTGGGCCATCAAGCAGAGCGGCAAGGCAGCGGAGTTCCGGTCCCGGATCCTTACCCCGCGGCCGGTGGTGCTGCCGAAGAACTCGGCCGTCCCCTTCCTGCTGGGGCTGAGCTTCTTTGTGGGGAGCATCGGCGTGGTCTTCCAGTGGTGGGTCGTGGCCATCATCGGCCTCATCGGCATCGCCGTCTGCCTGGTGGCCAACAGCTTCGAGTACAACGACACCGAACTGTACGACCCCGAGCGGGTCCGCGCCACCAGCGTGAACGCGTAA
- a CDS encoding protein of unknown function (Evidence 5 : Unknown function): MGDAPRRLAGWLRGRRSPSGCQAWLLVWGTVPAGLLRFLLRHRLVLLFGQPRVAAVLLMVNGVLMFGLIAGPAAGQPGGAGGVRNCWRF; this comes from the coding sequence ATGGGGGACGCTCCTCGCCGGCTGGCGGGGTGGCTGCGCGGACGCCGTTCCCCGTCCGGCTGCCAGGCCTGGCTGCTGGTGTGGGGCACGGTGCCGGCCGGCCTGTTGAGGTTCCTGCTCCGGCACCGGCTGGTCCTCCTCTTCGGCCAGCCCCGAGTTGCGGCCGTCCTGCTGATGGTGAACGGGGTCCTCATGTTCGGGCTGATCGCCGGGCCCGCCGCCGGGCAGCCGGGCGGGGCTGGCGGGGTTCGCAACTGCTGGCGGTTTTAG
- a CDS encoding protein of unknown function (Evidence 5 : Unknown function), with product MPRRGRPAGGGWRWWSPQGPAETDPDAPVLVVRDGRGAAWVFDHRALAAALAWWREPGRGRPAAPPPWLGWVSALVEGPVGLWPVPARGPGVTYRDAAGRRWAFHPLVLGPWAAWDAGDRPLALADVAVTAAAGAVRVRGPRLALGLVHGREWRPLADPGGWLVLARPAVADPLPEAGLFPAPGTGGGQHGHHDPGGEAEGVAGDGRGPAGAVIHEGAGGIDQVGEGQEGDEVP from the coding sequence ATGCCGAGACGGGGCCGGCCGGCAGGCGGAGGTTGGCGCTGGTGGTCCCCGCAGGGTCCGGCGGAGACGGATCCCGATGCGCCTGTGCTGGTGGTGCGGGACGGGCGGGGGGCCGCCTGGGTGTTCGATCACCGCGCCCTGGCAGCGGCGCTGGCCTGGTGGAGGGAGCCGGGCCGGGGCCGGCCGGCGGCCCCCCCGCCCTGGTTGGGGTGGGTATCGGCCCTGGTAGAGGGCCCCGTGGGCTTGTGGCCGGTGCCGGCCCGGGGGCCGGGGGTGACGTATCGGGATGCGGCCGGCCGCCGGTGGGCCTTTCATCCCCTGGTGCTGGGCCCCTGGGCGGCCTGGGACGCCGGCGACCGGCCGCTGGCCTTGGCCGACGTGGCCGTTACAGCAGCGGCGGGGGCGGTGCGGGTGCGCGGCCCCCGCCTGGCCTTGGGGCTGGTCCATGGGCGGGAGTGGCGGCCGCTGGCCGATCCGGGCGGCTGGCTGGTCCTGGCGCGCCCAGCGGTGGCCGACCCGCTGCCGGAGGCCGGCTTATTCCCAGCGCCAGGTACGGGCGGTGGCCAGCACGGCCACCACGATCCAGGCGGTGAGGCCGAGGGCGTCGCGGGTGATGGCAGGGGTCCAGCCGGTGCCGTTATTCATGAGGGTGCGGGCGGCATCGACCAGGTAGGTGAGGGGCAGGAAGGCGATGAAGTGCCGTAA
- a CDS encoding Transport permease protein (modular protein), producing MRAFTALFRGLFLSTIRNRRGLFWTFFSPLVFMIVFAFIGNQNPAPARLYVARTHTAGGRWLKAALAGNRAVRLAAEPSLAAALGALRQGRLDAVLKPPATVDPGHPAALDIYLNTANLVTARQTQSLTAALTQALNQRLSGQPPTLVPRFHRINGRNVTYLDFLVPGILALMAMNNSLFGLAALLTRWKEKGVLRRLLATPVQPVTFLGASVVNQLLVGLVSLGIVLGLAVGALGAQEYLPPLALTVILVLGMACFLAIGFFIGGIAQTTEAVMPIVNIIAFPMMFFSGVFFPLSTWPPALRHFIAFLPLTYLVDAARTLMNNGTGWTPAITRDALGLTAWIVVAVLATARTWRWE from the coding sequence ATGCGGGCATTTACCGCCCTGTTCCGGGGCCTGTTCCTGTCCACCATCCGCAACCGCCGCGGCCTCTTCTGGACCTTCTTCTCGCCCCTGGTGTTCATGATCGTCTTCGCCTTCATCGGCAACCAGAACCCGGCGCCGGCGCGCCTGTACGTGGCCCGCACGCACACCGCCGGCGGCCGCTGGCTGAAGGCGGCCCTGGCCGGCAACCGGGCCGTACGGCTGGCGGCCGAACCCTCCCTGGCCGCGGCCCTGGGGGCCCTGCGCCAGGGCCGCCTGGATGCGGTGCTCAAGCCGCCGGCCACGGTGGACCCCGGCCATCCCGCGGCCCTGGATATCTACCTCAACACCGCCAATCTGGTGACGGCCCGGCAGACCCAAAGCCTGACCGCCGCCCTGACCCAGGCCTTGAACCAGCGCCTGTCCGGGCAGCCCCCCACCCTGGTGCCCCGCTTTCACCGCATCAACGGCCGCAACGTCACCTATCTCGATTTCCTGGTTCCCGGCATCCTGGCCCTGATGGCCATGAACAACAGCCTCTTCGGCCTGGCCGCCCTCCTCACCCGCTGGAAGGAAAAGGGGGTGCTGCGGCGGCTGCTGGCCACCCCCGTCCAGCCGGTGACCTTTTTAGGGGCCAGCGTGGTCAATCAGCTGCTGGTGGGGCTGGTCAGCCTGGGCATCGTGCTGGGACTGGCGGTGGGCGCCCTGGGGGCACAGGAATACCTTCCCCCCCTGGCCCTGACCGTCATCCTGGTGCTGGGTATGGCCTGCTTCCTGGCCATCGGGTTCTTCATCGGAGGCATCGCTCAGACCACGGAGGCGGTGATGCCCATCGTCAACATCATCGCCTTCCCCATGATGTTCTTCAGCGGGGTGTTCTTCCCCCTTTCCACCTGGCCGCCGGCCTTACGGCACTTCATCGCCTTCCTGCCCCTCACCTACCTGGTCGATGCCGCCCGCACCCTCATGAATAACGGCACCGGCTGGACCCCTGCCATCACCCGCGACGCCCTCGGCCTCACCGCCTGGATCGTGGTGGCCGTGCTGGCCACCGCCCGTACCTGGCGCTGGGAATAA
- a CDS encoding 2-dehydropantoate 2-reductase — protein MNEPLPPPVILGTGALARFWARALRVLDPVLVGREPPVVRLAPTARAEPEPEWVPRFRSWQEPWIGPGPGVVWVLVKAPAAETAAAWLAQLPAPPAAVVSLMNGMGYEGVLGQAAGSERLVLGVTTDAVTLDRNTNLVVVNARGETLLGNPAGRGPAGRRARQAVEGVLKTAAGVRWRWLEEADMERARWTKLVQNAVINPLSALTGRPNGELPDQIAWRLAPALVGEVLPVAARRGVRLGAPAEVLQAVEALARRTGPNRSSMLQDVLHRRPTEVDYINGFVVREAGRWGLAAPTHATLTTLVRALG, from the coding sequence ATGAATGAGCCGCTGCCGCCGCCCGTCATCCTCGGCACCGGCGCCCTCGCCCGTTTCTGGGCCCGGGCCCTGCGCGTGCTCGACCCGGTGCTGGTGGGGCGCGAGCCGCCGGTGGTGCGCCTGGCCCCGACAGCCCGGGCGGAGCCGGAGCCGGAGTGGGTCCCGCGCTTCCGGTCCTGGCAGGAACCCTGGATCGGCCCCGGTCCGGGGGTGGTGTGGGTGCTGGTGAAGGCACCGGCCGCGGAGACGGCCGCCGCCTGGCTGGCCCAGTTGCCCGCACCCCCCGCGGCGGTGGTGTCCCTCATGAACGGCATGGGCTACGAGGGGGTGCTAGGGCAAGCCGCCGGCAGTGAACGCCTGGTGCTGGGCGTCACCACCGACGCCGTCACCCTGGATCGCAACACCAACTTGGTGGTGGTCAACGCCCGCGGGGAAACCCTGCTCGGCAACCCGGCGGGGCGAGGGCCGGCCGGGCGCCGCGCCCGTCAGGCGGTGGAGGGCGTGCTCAAGACCGCGGCCGGCGTCCGCTGGCGCTGGCTCGAGGAGGCGGACATGGAACGGGCCCGCTGGACCAAGCTGGTGCAGAACGCGGTGATCAACCCCCTGAGCGCCCTCACCGGACGGCCCAACGGTGAGCTGCCCGACCAGATCGCCTGGCGGCTGGCGCCGGCCCTGGTGGGCGAGGTGCTGCCGGTGGCTGCCCGCCGGGGAGTCCGGCTGGGGGCCCCGGCCGAGGTGCTGCAGGCGGTGGAGGCCCTGGCCCGCCGCACCGGCCCGAACCGTTCCTCCATGCTGCAGGACGTCCTCCACCGGCGGCCTACCGAGGTGGATTACATCAACGGCTTCGTGGTACGGGAAGCAGGGCGGTGGGGCCTGGCCGCCCCCACCCACGCCACCCTGACCACGCTGGTGCGGGCCTTGGGCTGA
- a CDS encoding protein of unknown function (Evidence 5 : Unknown function) → MGDRRRIIILGERAEDWPPALRLLRQLQEGPVPPAVGFWVLTGWPPAWWADDGSGGGWLWWRQEMLAAAEETLRAGRRQAGLAGYGSAGDRIWVGAGRAQLATALVAERVSLLVAASPGGSRLRRLLAALIVGGPVPVAVAVRSRPPLPFPVGAVLAAPEAEGRGEP, encoded by the coding sequence ATGGGGGACAGGCGTCGGATCATCATCCTGGGCGAGCGGGCCGAGGACTGGCCGCCGGCCCTGCGGCTGTTGCGCCAGCTACAGGAGGGGCCGGTGCCGCCGGCGGTCGGCTTCTGGGTCCTGACCGGCTGGCCGCCGGCTTGGTGGGCCGATGACGGCAGCGGCGGGGGCTGGCTGTGGTGGCGGCAGGAAATGCTGGCGGCGGCGGAGGAGACACTGCGCGCGGGCCGGCGCCAGGCTGGCCTGGCAGGGTATGGCTCCGCCGGCGACCGCATTTGGGTCGGGGCCGGGCGGGCGCAACTGGCGACGGCCCTGGTGGCGGAACGGGTCTCGTTGCTGGTGGCGGCCTCGCCCGGGGGGAGCCGCCTGCGTCGCCTGCTGGCCGCGCTCATCGTGGGCGGGCCGGTACCGGTGGCGGTGGCGGTCCGCAGCCGTCCCCCGCTGCCCTTCCCGGTTGGTGCGGTCCTCGCGGCACCGGAGGCGGAAGGGCGGGGCGAACCGTGA
- the panB gene encoding 3-methyl-2-oxobutanoate hydroxymethyltransferase: MSRTVLTAPAVAALKGQRRQVWVTAYDVSQARLAEGAGVDVILVGDSLGMTTLGFASTLPVTLDMMVHHARAVRRGAPATFLAVDLPFLTYPDPAAALAAAGRLLQEAGADAVKLEGGRRVAPVVERLVAEGIPVVGHIGLTPQQVQVMGGYKVQGRAAEAALGLVEDARALEAAGIFALVLEGIPDRVAGFITRQVGIPTIGIGAGAAVDGQVLVWHDLLGLSERQPKFVRAYARLAPLITDALTRYREDVLAGSFPADAESYHLPDAEWDRFLALWQAAAHE; this comes from the coding sequence GTGAGCCGTACCGTCCTCACCGCCCCGGCCGTGGCCGCCCTCAAGGGACAGCGCCGGCAGGTCTGGGTCACCGCCTACGACGTCTCCCAGGCCCGCCTGGCCGAGGGGGCCGGGGTGGATGTCATCCTGGTGGGCGACTCCCTGGGCATGACCACCCTGGGTTTCGCCAGCACCCTGCCCGTCACCCTCGATATGATGGTACACCACGCCCGCGCGGTGCGCCGGGGCGCCCCGGCCACCTTCCTGGCCGTGGACCTGCCCTTCCTCACCTACCCCGACCCCGCCGCCGCCTTGGCCGCCGCCGGCCGCCTGCTGCAGGAGGCCGGCGCCGACGCCGTCAAGTTGGAAGGGGGCCGGCGGGTGGCGCCGGTGGTGGAACGGCTGGTGGCGGAGGGCATCCCGGTCGTGGGCCACATCGGTCTCACCCCCCAGCAGGTGCAGGTGATGGGGGGCTACAAGGTGCAGGGGCGGGCGGCGGAGGCGGCCCTGGGACTGGTCGAGGACGCCCGCGCCCTGGAGGCGGCCGGCATCTTTGCCCTGGTGCTGGAGGGCATACCCGACCGGGTCGCCGGCTTCATCACCCGCCAGGTCGGCATCCCCACCATCGGCATCGGGGCGGGGGCGGCGGTGGACGGCCAGGTGCTGGTCTGGCACGACCTGCTGGGCCTGTCGGAACGGCAGCCCAAATTCGTCCGCGCCTATGCCCGCCTGGCGCCCCTTATCACCGACGCCCTCACCCGTTACCGGGAGGACGTGCTGGCGGGAAGCTTCCCCGCCGATGCGGAAAGCTACCACCTGCCGGATGCGGAATGGGACCGGTTTTTAGCCCTTTGGCAGGCGGCGGCCCATGAATGA
- a CDS encoding putative Undecaprenyl-diphosphate phosphatase (Evidence 3 : Putative function from multiple computational evidences; Product type e : enzyme) — translation MAARDALVIGGWQTLALLPGLSRSGLTIAGGVNRDLPFAEAAPCSFLLLRP, via the coding sequence ATGGCAGCAAGGGATGCCCTGGTCATCGGCGGCTGGCAGACGCTGGCCCTCCTGCCGGGCCTCTCCCGCTCGGGGCTGACCATTGCCGGCGGGGTGAACCGGGACCTGCCCTTCGCCGAAGCCGCCCCCTGCAGCTTCCTGCTGCTACGCCCTTGA
- the qoxA gene encoding Quinol oxidase subunit 2, producing MSTRKGPKWAYRLLGPLLLTTPLFVSGCGSKMAVLDPAGPVARTELHLMELSVTAMAIVVVTVWILAAIALIRFHDRPGHPGPRTPKWQHSRLLEVVLWGIPLLVVTFIAIPMTQKTYALDRLPPAKDPVIIDVTSLDYKWLFQYPGAGIATVNYIKIPVGEPVLFKLTADSPMNTFWIPRLGGMEFCMPGEVLPLWLEASKPGVYLGRSGQFSGVGFVHMVFKTEAVSPQAFRQWEQQVKRTAPPMTEADYRGLLVENTTGEHTYSSYPPGIFPKKTHGFTLNGTMPMPMPDSGS from the coding sequence ATGTCGACCAGAAAGGGCCCCAAATGGGCATACCGGCTCCTGGGCCCGCTGCTGCTGACCACTCCCCTCTTCGTTTCCGGCTGCGGCTCCAAGATGGCCGTACTGGACCCCGCGGGGCCGGTTGCGCGCACAGAGCTGCACCTGATGGAACTCTCGGTCACCGCCATGGCCATCGTCGTCGTGACGGTGTGGATCCTGGCGGCCATTGCGCTGATCCGGTTTCATGACCGCCCGGGGCATCCCGGTCCCCGCACCCCCAAATGGCAGCACAGCCGCCTGCTGGAGGTGGTGCTTTGGGGGATCCCCCTGCTGGTGGTGACCTTCATCGCCATTCCCATGACCCAGAAGACCTACGCCCTCGACCGGCTGCCGCCGGCCAAGGACCCGGTCATCATCGACGTGACCTCACTGGACTACAAATGGCTGTTCCAATATCCCGGTGCCGGGATCGCCACCGTGAACTACATCAAAATCCCGGTCGGCGAGCCGGTCCTGTTCAAGCTCACGGCGGATTCGCCCATGAATACCTTCTGGATTCCGCGCCTGGGCGGGATGGAGTTCTGCATGCCCGGGGAGGTCCTGCCCCTGTGGCTGGAGGCCAGCAAGCCCGGGGTCTACCTGGGCCGCAGCGGCCAATTCTCGGGGGTCGGGTTCGTACACATGGTGTTCAAGACCGAGGCGGTCTCCCCGCAGGCCTTCCGCCAGTGGGAGCAGCAGGTCAAGCGTACCGCGCCGCCCATGACCGAGGCCGACTACCGCGGCCTGCTGGTCGAGAACACCACCGGCGAACACACCTACTCGTCCTATCCGCCGGGGATCTTCCCTAAGAAGACGCACGGCTTCACCTTGAACGGCACCATGCCCATGCCGATGCCGGACTCCGGATCCTAA
- a CDS encoding protein of unknown function (Evidence 5 : Unknown function) yields MRRLGLGLLLALVGLGAGGHLPAAAWGLATGLLAGGRPGPAAPRAGPGIPQSRMRGPGPVGPTAAQHLGKEAWNR; encoded by the coding sequence GTGAGGCGGTTGGGGCTCGGGCTGCTGCTGGCCCTGGTGGGACTGGGGGCGGGCGGGCACCTGCCCGCTGCGGCCTGGGGCCTGGCTACAGGCCTGCTGGCCGGGGGCCGGCCGGGGCCGGCCGCCCCGCGGGCGGGGCCGGGGATCCCGCAGAGCAGGATGCGGGGGCCCGGTCCGGTGGGGCCCACAGCCGCCCAGCACCTGGGGAAGGAGGCATGGAACCGGTGA
- the yneB gene encoding Resolvase YneB, whose product MSDWARANGISYKTAWLWWKRGKLPVPARQTPTGTILVEAPERETAGVVLYARVASADQKADLDRQVARLAAFAAEKRMRVAKVVAEVGSGLNGHRKGLLSVLRSPDYGAIVVEHRDRLARFGSEYREAALAASGRRLIVLEPDEVRDDLVRDRIDVLTSFCARRYGRRSARRRAERALACAAEEDPA is encoded by the coding sequence TTGTCAGACTGGGCACGGGCCAACGGCATCTCCTATAAGACCGCCTGGCTGTGGTGGAAGCGGGGCAAGCTCCCCGTGCCCGCCCGCCAGACGCCGACGGGCACGATCCTGGTCGAGGCGCCCGAGCGGGAGACAGCGGGTGTGGTGCTGTACGCGCGCGTGGCGTCCGCTGATCAGAAAGCAGACCTGGATCGCCAGGTGGCGCGGCTCGCGGCGTTTGCCGCCGAGAAGCGCATGCGGGTGGCGAAGGTGGTGGCCGAGGTGGGTAGCGGCCTCAACGGACACCGGAAGGGCCTGCTTTCCGTTCTTCGCTCGCCTGACTATGGCGCCATCGTGGTGGAGCATCGGGATCGCTTGGCGCGGTTCGGCTCGGAATACCGCGAGGCCGCGCTCGCCGCGTCCGGGAGGCGGCTGATCGTCCTGGAGCCGGACGAGGTGCGGGACGATCTCGTGCGGGACAGGATCGACGTGCTGACCAGCTTCTGCGCCCGGCGGTACGGTCGCCGCTCGGCCCGGCGGCGGGCGGAACGGGCGCTGGCCTGCGCGGCGGAGGAGGACCCCGCGTGA
- a CDS encoding transposase has translation MKTLQAFRFALDPSPRVERALASHVGARRFAFNGGLALVKARLDAHARGEAVAVPWTLPALRREWNRAKEALAPWWREHSKEAYASGLAGLADALRNWSASRQGHRAGRRMGFPRFRKKGRGRESVGFTTGAIRVDDQSPVVLPRIGRVRTHEPTMKLLARLRAGTARILRATVSREGGRWYVSFTCEVEREPGTPRRPEAVVGVDAGVRHLAVLSTGERVPNPRPLRKALRKLARLNRKLARRQRGSRHWRATRRRLARLHARVAHIRRDAMHQLTTRLARTYGTVGVEQLRLAGLLRNRRLSRALADAALAELRRQLAYKTAWYGSRLIEADPCYPSSKRCSGCGAVKDTLPLGERTFRCDACGLVLDRDANAGRNLAALAAAVAGSGPETENARGRDASPAVRRAIPEEAGSRRGACP, from the coding sequence GTGAAGACGCTCCAAGCCTTCCGGTTCGCCCTGGATCCCTCTCCCCGGGTCGAGCGGGCGCTGGCCTCCCACGTGGGGGCCCGCCGTTTCGCCTTCAACGGGGGGCTGGCGCTGGTCAAGGCGCGCCTGGACGCCCATGCCCGGGGCGAGGCCGTGGCGGTGCCCTGGACGCTGCCCGCCCTGCGCCGGGAGTGGAACCGGGCCAAGGAGGCCCTCGCCCCCTGGTGGCGGGAGCACTCCAAGGAAGCCTATGCGTCCGGCCTGGCGGGCCTGGCGGACGCGCTCCGGAACTGGTCCGCCAGTCGCCAGGGTCATCGGGCCGGACGCCGCATGGGCTTTCCCCGCTTCCGCAAGAAGGGCCGGGGCCGGGAGTCGGTGGGCTTCACCACCGGGGCGATCCGGGTGGACGACCAAAGCCCCGTCGTCCTGCCCCGGATCGGCCGGGTGCGCACCCATGAGCCGACCATGAAGCTGCTGGCGCGGCTGCGGGCGGGGACGGCGCGCATCCTGCGGGCCACGGTGAGCCGGGAGGGCGGGCGCTGGTATGTGAGCTTCACCTGCGAGGTGGAGCGGGAGCCCGGCACGCCCCGGCGTCCGGAGGCGGTGGTGGGGGTGGACGCCGGGGTGCGCCATCTGGCGGTGCTGTCCACGGGAGAGCGGGTGCCGAACCCGCGACCGTTGCGGAAGGCGCTCCGGAAGCTCGCCCGCCTGAACCGGAAGCTGGCCCGTCGGCAACGGGGCAGCCGGCATTGGCGGGCGACCCGCCGCCGCCTCGCCCGGTTGCACGCCCGGGTGGCGCACATTCGCCGGGACGCGATGCATCAGCTCACCACCAGACTGGCCCGCACGTACGGGACCGTGGGGGTGGAGCAGCTCCGCCTGGCGGGTCTGCTGCGCAACCGGCGCCTGAGCCGGGCGCTCGCCGACGCCGCCCTGGCGGAGCTGCGCCGCCAGCTGGCGTACAAGACGGCCTGGTACGGATCCCGCCTGATCGAGGCGGATCCCTGCTACCCGAGCAGCAAGCGGTGTTCCGGCTGCGGCGCCGTCAAAGACACCCTGCCGCTCGGGGAGCGGACCTTCCGCTGCGACGCCTGCGGGCTCGTCCTCGACCGGGACGCGAACGCGGGCCGCAATCTCGCGGCCTTGGCGGCCGCCGTCGCCGGGAGTGGCCCGGAGACGGAAAACGCCCGTGGACGGGATGCAAGCCCCGCCGTCAGGCGGGCAATCCCGGAAGAAGCGGGAAGCCGGCGGGGCGCCTGCCCGTAA